Within the Scomber scombrus chromosome 4, fScoSco1.1, whole genome shotgun sequence genome, the region TTTACAGGAGCGACAGATATTGGGGATACATGGTCTGTTGCCTCCCAAAGTGGAAACACAAGACGTTCAGGCCATGCGCTTCCAGAATAATCTCAAGAAAATGAGTGACCCCCTTCAAAAGTAAGGACATAGTTTGCTCAAAGCTGGATAttgttttagatattttaagGTCTCGTCATAATTTGCTCATTGTTTTCTattcatccttcctcctcctcctcctcctcccactcaACTCAAATATATACTGTGTCacttctcctcttttcctcctgtctgtttcttccttttctctacAGGTACATCTACCTGATGGGCATTCAGGAAAGAAATGAGAGGCTTTTCTATAGAGTGTTGATGGAAGATATAGAGGAACTGATGCCGATAGTCTACACTCCCACTGTAGGCCTGGCCTGTACACACTATGGACACATTTTTAGAAGACCCAAGTAAGGATGTTGATTAtcaaaaataaactacaaaacTTTCCTACTTAATGTAGGATTtacatttcttgtttttgttatgtATTTATAGTTGCTATGGCTGATacacatgtatgtgttttttaactCTGTAATATCTGTGTCGGTCTCAAAGATCCAGTATCAGTTGAGCTATAATGCTAAAGTGTTCCATTAATTAGAAAACTATCTTCTTTTTCTCACCAGAGGCTTGTTCATCTCCATTCGAGACAGAGGACACGTCCGCTCTATACTGGATAACTGGCCAGAGACCAACGTTGCTGTGAGTACCATAACACTATACCACTGTATCACCTTCTCAGCTAAAATCTATATCACAGTGTGATATACAAGAGACTCCTTGAGCCATTCATCCCTTCAAAACCCGCAGATTGAGGATCTTAGAAGTGAATCATGAATATGAATATCTTCACTTATGGACTCTGTGGCTATAAAACTATGAATGTAAATCTGAATATCACACGAAGTCTGGGGAAGATGTGTTGATTGAACTGTTACTTTCTGCATTTCTCCCATTTACCCTGCCACAGTCGAGTTTAGTAATTGCTCTTAGCTGTGTGCTTTTAAAATACTTATCCACAATGTTGCTGACTGATGTACTTCTTCCTtcactcctcttctctctctgtaggCTGTAGTAGTAACTGATGGAGAGCGCATTTTAGGATTAGGGGACCTTGGTGTTTACGGCATGGGCATCCCTGTTGGAAAGCTTTGCCTGTACACTGCCTGTGCTGGCATTAGACCTGAGAGATGTCTGCCTGTGGTGATAGATGTTGGCACAGACAATGAGGTAGGAAGGCTTCTTTATACTGTAACATGTGTATAAATGCTTCAGGAAAAGTAGAACACCTTATCACCCTTTATATATTTGTCTTTGCTGTCCAACCAGACTCTCCTCAAGGATCCACTGTACATGGGCCTGTATCAGAAGCGAGACCGCTCTCAAGCCTATGATGATCTGATTGATGAGTTCATGGAGGCTGTGGTGGAAAAATATGGACAGGACACGCTGATCCAATTTGAGGACTTTGGGAACCATAATGCCTTCCGCTTCCTCAGGAAGTACAGGGAGAAGTACTGCACCTTCAATGATGATATCCAAGGTTCTTGTCTAACTCTTCACACAGCACTTGAGGGTTGTCTTATATTATGTGTATATTGCACACATGATTCAGTTTCAGTCTGGTGTCATTTTTGGAGGACAATAGCACCACCAAAATACTCCCCATAAAGTACCTACAAATTACTTTCCtcataattgtttatttttggaagCCAATTTTAAATAAGATTTTAGATTTTCTTCCTTCCAGGCAGCTGCTGGTCTGCTTCATTgttaaatgttatgttattcTGCATGTTTCCAGGTACTGCATCTGTAGCCCTAGCAGGTCTGTTAGCAGCTCAGAGAGCTGTTGGCAAACCCATCACTGAACACCGGGTGCTTTTCCTGGGAGCTGGAGAGGTAAGATAATATTTATCAGTCAGTCCTGGtttcttatttctttgtttgttttttccctctgtctTCTTTACAATTTGGTATGTGAAAATCCCCCTGATCAAAATAAATAAGCAGGACCACAGTAAGAGTCATACTACCCCCTACTGACCACATATGATAATacagattaaaaaatgttcaatattacTTAAAAAATGAGTTCACAGTTCTtgaacaatgaaaaatgaacaattaaaGAGATTCCCTTGAAATGCACGTTCAGTGTAAGTGAtagaggccaaaatccacagtgtggaTGCAAGCAGTCATTTTGGGCAACAATGTATTTTAAGTTTGTCTGGAGCTTCGTAATAGTTAGTATAGTAACAGAAAGAGGCAGTTTGGCAATAAAAAgactaacattgaaagatatctacttgactTGACTCACTGGACATTTTAGTTTCAGACAAACCTTTTTTGAGATcattttttgggctttttgccttcatttgagtcagtggagagagacaggaggcactgggggagaaagagagaccaTGGACATCGCAGTTATGTGCCATGTGCTGTAactagcttcagataaactcgTTTTATTATGCATTATATTGGGTAAGTACTTCTAGATtaaatttgttctttttctctaCAGGCTGCTCTTGGTATTGCCAACCTTATTGTCATGGCTATGATGGAGTCAGGAATGAGCCAAGCTGATGCTCAAGATAGGATCTGGATGTTCGACAAATATGGGTTGCTAGTAAAGGTCAGTGTGAGTGAGAACCCATTAAGGACCcagaacatacagtatttgtctGTGTGGCTTCCTGTCTGGTTCACTGCTGGTATCCTTTGTAATTGTTGAACATAGGTTTTACTGCATTGTTATTGATTTTGTTGTTGCCATCGTTTACTGTATTTGTCTCCAGGGAAGATCGCAGGGAACGGACACTAACCAGGAGGCATTTGTTCACGACAGTCCAGGCAATATACAGAGCTTCCTAGATGCTGTCAATACCATCAAACCCACAGCTATCATTGGTAAAGGGCTTGtacacatttttcttctcatttgcTGTAATGTCATGCTCATTATCACATGTTAATATAGTGCAAGTTTACAAGTCTCCTGTCTCTTGCACCTTCCTCCAGGTGTGTCAGGAGCTGGAAGACTGTTCACCCATGATGTCATCAAGACCATGGGAGCCCTGAACGAACGACCAATCATCTTTGCCCTGAGTAACCCAACCACTAAAGCAGAGTGCACAGCAGAGGATGCCTACACACTCACTGATGTACACAATTCTTTGTTATATGTTGtatctttctttctgtatttctttttgtctAATTTGTAAATTAATACATTGTTAAGAAATAATTGTCAAAtcaatatttgtctttttttttgtttgattcttCTCTTCACtcctcttctttgttttttgcctcTTAGGGTAGATGTCTGTTTGCCAGTGGCAGTCCATTTGGTCCGGTGACTCTGAGTGACGGCCGTGTCTACACTCCTGGACAAGGGAACAATGCTTACATCTTTCCAggtgaagagaaaagaaacagtgaAACAAAATGATGACTACCAATAGTCtatagttttaaaaagtaataaaacattgaCTGTTTCACTGTTAGCAAAGGTCATTAGATGATAAACATAATGCAGTCTGAAAAACACATGCTATGCTCTATGCGCATTGCAGGTGTGGCCCTGGCTGTGATCCTGAGTGGAGTGCGACACATCAGCGACACTGTATTCTTAGAGGCTGCCAAGGTTTGAAGTCCTCACTAACTATCTCTACATCTCCTCTTCAAACTTGCTAGAACTCATCTTTGCCTCACTCTCACCCTGTCTGCACTCTCTTGCTAACGCTCATCTAAAACCCACGTTAACCCTTTGATGTCTCCTGTTCCCTCTTTCTAGACTCTGCCATAGCAGCTAACAAGATGAGGAGTTTTAAAAGGCTGATCCTGCTTTGCACTTTTTCTATCTGTGTTCTTCCCTCATTTGCTGTGCTGCCTTTGACTTAATAACCAATGCAAATTAATCTCAGGCGCAAAATTCCAACACTGTTTATTCTATAATGAAATGCTTTGCATGAAGAACATACTGTCATTAATAGTGGTAGTGGTTCAGTCTTTTGTCACTTTTCTGAtcttattataaatattattttgccattgttttcttattgtgatctgtctgtgtgtgttggaccCTATAAGTTCATCTTTAGCCTAAAAGTATTTTCACTCCCCTAGACCCTGGCAGAGCAGGTGACAGATAAAGAGCTTGATGAAGGCAGACTCTACCCTCCTCTATCACACATCAGAGAGGTCTCGCTCCAGATGGCTGTCAAGGCAAGACTCTTTGAAATAATCATTTCTCTTCTCAGCAAAACTGAAAGCTTCAACTTCAGTTGGATGATTTTGTTTATGATGAACCTGTTAATGCTTGTCTGAGCCTTAATTTAGCCTTTTCTATCGTTAtcttattttacaaatatatgaTCTTGTTCCACATCAGCCTGACAAACTAAGTAAACCATAACATTACATCTCAATTCTGTAGTATTTGTTCTATGTcatctctgtttttctgtgcttCTTAGTGTGAGTGCTAAACCATGCTAAACAGTCTTTTTCTATTCATAGGTGGTTGAGTATGTCTATGCTAAAGGCATGGCATTCCGCTACCCTGAGCCTTTGGACAAGGACAGCTTTGTACGAGCAACTGTGTGGAACACCAACTATGACTCCTTCGAGCCAGACACCTATGACTGGCCAGGTGTCAGCTACAGCCCCAAGACTGAGTAGAAGTACAACAAACCCTCACTATGTCCCAAGTCATGATGTCACTCTCTTCCTTTGTTTTCCACTTAACTCTTAGTCATAATctttaaaatgaccatagttatcTCAGTGCAAACACCAGCTTATGAAAATAGGCTATAATAGCTCCATACTGCTGCCATGTTACTGCATTTGCACTCATTCAGTCTTTATAAAGTCTGTGTGAAAAGATAGAGTGGAAAGTAGCACATGAATGGGAATTGTTATTTTCTCCTCACATCTCAGCTCTATCACCTCTGCGTCACATGTAAACCTGCACAGCACCTGGGGGCCACCTGGTGGTTGACAACAACAGTGTAGAAATCAGGATTAACTTTTTAGATACATAATAGTTCTCTGTCCTCTCATAAACTTACCTAAGTGAGATATAtgctatactatatatactagaAACTCTGTGATTGCCATACAGTATACTCTGGCAAGCAGAAACTCAAACTTGCGTAAGAATTTAATATCCAATAATATATCTTGCATTGTTTACaatacatgtttaaaacatctgtgacactgctgctgcttaaaATGGTTATGAATGGTTATAAAAGTTACATTTGTTAGAAGAGTTAGTGTTTCACTCCATGTTTAATATTAAGATGACTCTGATAATATTTTTACTTTCCTGTGCACTCCTGATAGAGAACTTCTGCtagaaaatgaaagaatgaacTTCTTTAATTCAATAACCATTTCACTTACTGTCAacctttattatattttcaaatgGATTTCtacacttttcttttctggCATCAGGTGGGTTTCTGGTGGCTCCACtgatcaggtttttttttttaacccatcCTTATATATTGGTGACAGTGGTTATCAGAGGTAGCAGTGGTGCAGAGGGTTAAAGAGCTAGGAactaggaaagaaagagagggaacagTGTAACTCAGGGGTTAAATGAagttaaagaaaattaaatgcTGTTTAAACAAAGACCTCTTAATGGAAAATGATGAGATTTTATCAAGGGAAATCTATTGAAAATTATatctaaaaatgttgaaagaatCTTGCAGCTACACAGTACTTGAGGAACCAGCATCCAGTCCAACATTTTGTTTATTCGAAGGCTTTTgtcacactttatttattttattttatttttggaggATGTATTTAGATGTTTTGCCATTGTGCTATGTATTCATCAACACTCCTTTTTAATGAGTTGTGGTAGAAGTATCCATCCCTAAAACGTAACACTTTTGCTTAAGTGTGAATACAAATTGAATAGAAACCATACCCTAAATATTTAAGGAAACAAAGTGTTGTATTAAATGATTGgagaaacattattttctattaGAATTATATTTTGTTAACTGTTTATGCACCTTTTGTGGAAACTGTCTGCTAAAAGAGTACTTATAAAGTTGTACTAagtatgtctatgtgtgtaggTTCGTGTGTTAGTCTTGTTCCAACATATTCAACCAGATAACAAGGTAACAGACTCAGCTTCTATTCTCTGTTCTGGTCTTCCATAATTATTCATGTTATTCATAATAACTTACAAtacagattcttttttttcctaactTTAGATCTAGGTATTAAAAGGAGATAAAAGGAGACATTCTACTAGATTGCTAAATAGTTTACTCCTAATTAATACTGTGGGCAACTCAGAATTTGAGGATATTGTATGTCAGATTGTGGTACTGGTCAAaaacattttgacctttttaatacGGTTTTCATCCTCATACGCCTTAATACACGACTCAATGACCCATACTGGCATTATTAATGTACTTAATGCTAAGTGCAATGGTGGCTACAAGCTACGCAGATAGATTGGGCTAGCAACACATTAATAATGGTAACAAGTCAGTCGTAACTATCAAGTATCAATActgatatttcttttttgtagTATCATTACAGCACATAGTACCTTTTACAAGGTCATAATATTCTGAAAGTAGAGCAACTTAACTATTTTCCAGTTATATTTTTCAAATAGTTCACATCCATATCTGTTTGATATACTACTGTTTTTGTGACAATTATCATACATGATATAGCGGTGGTAGGCAGACCATGCCATAAATGTCcataaaatctttattttttgcttCATGTTCTAACAGACTCCTGCAATTTAGTGTAAAATGTGAGAATTGAGTAACTGACCTCAAACTGAACACAGACGCACACCCTcacataaatgtgtttcatgCTTCCAAAGTTAGCCAGTTCATTTAAAACTACATATGTATctatgagagagaaaataattggGCCACTGTCTAAGTTGACCTCAGGATAGTGTACTAGGAGCTTGCAACCATCTGCATTGAAGTGCCTGCACAAGATGTGATGTCTGATCATAATCACTCCATGCTCCTTGATTTAGACCTCACAGCATGCTGCAGGCAGAGCAGATGGAAAACAGAACGCACTGCTATTATAAACACTGCTGTCAGTTTGTAttgtacaaaatgaaataattgtgTAGTATCCAACATGCAGCTTTTGATCTGATAAACTGTGCAGCTTCAACTTTGCCTGAAACATCTGTATAGTGTTGAAGGCAAAGTTTTCTACTCATAacttttaaaatagttttatttaaaagaaactaTTTAGAAAGTTTTTTAAATACTCCATTATGTGTTCATCCAGTTGTTGTAACTGATTGTAATCATCCAGTATGCGTTTTTTATTGTCTTGTATAAGAAATTGTTGCTTGGTTTGGTCATGTGATAGTTCCTGTGCCCAAATTTCCTCCATATTTCTCCACAAGTGTATATTCTGTCTGTGCTAGGTACTTTGTGTCTGTTTCCGAAATTTATTTTTGTCAGACAGTAAAATTGCCTTACGTTTGTATGCAGAGAGCAGCATGTTCGTGCAGCTGAATAATACTTACGTGCTGATAAAAGTGCAGAATAAATACTTTTACACATGCACCCTTGCCTGCTGATTTTAATTCCATATTTTCTGGGACAGAACAAAGTATTCAGAAGGCAGATGCTTGCTTTATCTGCTGTTAAATAATCACTATTTGATGTAATCCGGTGCTAATCTTACATGGCATATATTTAGgctaataaatgtaattaaacctgAGACATTTTACTGTAAGAACAGGAAATGTGTCTGCAAAGTTTCTCCTGATGACTAAATTAGTATGCCAGTTATAGATAAGATGTTAAGACAAGTAGAGGAGTTTCAAACGgattttcaaatcaaatcagaGCTGGTAacctttcaaataaaacaatgtaattaaACCATGTAATTTATGGCACAAGTCCTAAGAAATCCGACTTGACCTGAACGCCGCACCGACGCTCGTCTTTCGTCATCTCCGTGTGACTGATTACAGGGAGCGGGACATGCTGCTCCAGTGTGAGCTGGGTTTTCTGTGGTTTCCTTGTAACTATTGGGAAGATGACCATGGACATGACTTTCCTCGGGACAGGCTCGGCCTACCCGTCTCCTCACCGCGGCGCCTCGGCTCTGGTGCTGCGGACAGAGGGGGAGTGCTGGCTGTTTGACTGCGGAGAGGGGACACAGACCCAGCTGATGAAGAGCCAGCTCAGAGCCGGTGAGTGCTTCACTGTTGCCCCTCATAAAGTCTGTCTACTTTAAACAAGTGTGTAGGAAACTCAAACCATGTATTTAAAGTTA harbors:
- the me2 gene encoding NAD-dependent malic enzyme, mitochondrial — encoded protein: MLSRLRTTMSLRPCVSACRWAHTKEKGKPLMLNPRTNKGMAFTLQERQILGIHGLLPPKVETQDVQAMRFQNNLKKMSDPLQKYIYLMGIQERNERLFYRVLMEDIEELMPIVYTPTVGLACTHYGHIFRRPKGLFISIRDRGHVRSILDNWPETNVAAVVVTDGERILGLGDLGVYGMGIPVGKLCLYTACAGIRPERCLPVVIDVGTDNETLLKDPLYMGLYQKRDRSQAYDDLIDEFMEAVVEKYGQDTLIQFEDFGNHNAFRFLRKYREKYCTFNDDIQGTASVALAGLLAAQRAVGKPITEHRVLFLGAGEAALGIANLIVMAMMESGMSQADAQDRIWMFDKYGLLVKGRSQGTDTNQEAFVHDSPGNIQSFLDAVNTIKPTAIIGVSGAGRLFTHDVIKTMGALNERPIIFALSNPTTKAECTAEDAYTLTDGRCLFASGSPFGPVTLSDGRVYTPGQGNNAYIFPGVALAVILSGVRHISDTVFLEAAKTLAEQVTDKELDEGRLYPPLSHIREVSLQMAVKVVEYVYAKGMAFRYPEPLDKDSFVRATVWNTNYDSFEPDTYDWPGVSYSPKTE